A single region of the Candidatus Aminicenantes bacterium genome encodes:
- a CDS encoding CGGC domain-containing protein has product MKKIGIIICGRYLSCGGGKCFRALRERVGAFAAYAKDEAVEIVGFANCGGCPGGNIENVPAEMKKNGAQEIHLATCFVVGYPPCEHTRDFKKFIETAFGLPVVIGTHPIPLKYYENHQKLPFWKQAKMDEIAGELMAETRGVMENYN; this is encoded by the coding sequence ATGAAAAAGATCGGCATCATCATCTGCGGACGTTACCTGTCGTGCGGCGGCGGGAAATGCTTCCGGGCCTTGCGCGAGCGGGTCGGGGCTTTCGCGGCCTACGCCAAGGACGAAGCGGTCGAAATCGTCGGCTTCGCCAACTGCGGCGGCTGCCCGGGCGGCAACATCGAAAACGTGCCGGCGGAAATGAAGAAGAATGGCGCTCAGGAAATCCATCTGGCCACCTGTTTTGTCGTCGGTTATCCTCCCTGCGAGCATACCCGGGATTTCAAAAAGTTCATCGAAACCGCTTTCGGTCTGCCGGTGGTAATCGGCACCCATCCGATCCCCCTGAAGTATTACGAAAACCATCAGAAACTGCCTTTCTGGAAGCAAGCCAAAATGGATGAGATCGCCGGCGAGCTGATGGCCGAAACCCGCGGGGTCATGGAAAACTATAATTGA
- a CDS encoding thioredoxin family protein yields MNQNSQAGENGRIATYSDPTDISPYINGEKKKVVLFAMTSCPYCHMFEERFLEFSRTCSADYDFLRVTIDDPGNPLWSRYEIHVVPQVIVFAKGRIVSRLDSIPFVGITKKNWAEFCAALK; encoded by the coding sequence ATGAATCAAAACAGCCAGGCCGGGGAGAATGGCCGCATCGCCACCTATTCCGATCCCACCGATATTTCTCCTTACATCAACGGTGAAAAGAAAAAGGTCGTCCTGTTCGCCATGACCTCCTGCCCCTATTGTCACATGTTCGAGGAACGGTTCCTCGAATTCTCCCGAACGTGCTCCGCTGACTACGATTTCCTGCGCGTGACCATCGACGACCCGGGCAACCCTCTGTGGTCCAGGTACGAGATCCATGTCGTTCCCCAGGTCATCGTCTTTGCCAAGGGCCGGATCGTCTCGCGCCTGGACTCCATCCCCTTTGTTGGCATAACCAAGAAAAACTGGGCCGAGTTCTGCGCCGCGTTAAAGTAG